ACGGAGAGCCAGCTCCCGGTCTCGGCGAACGCGAGATTGACCTGGGGATTCGCGTGGATCGCGTCGGCCTGGTCGCCCTGCAGGCCGATGAACAGCCAGGTCTCGCCGGTGTCGGTGACCTTCTGCGGGGTCATGGGGTGGGACACGATCTTGCCGTCGGGGGTGGCGGTCGACAGCATGGCAAATCGTTCGCCCCGCATCGTCGATACGACGGTGTCCAGCGTCAGCTCCTCGGTGTGACTCATGATGGTCC
Above is a genomic segment from Leucobacter rhizosphaerae containing:
- a CDS encoding pyridoxamine 5'-phosphate oxidase family protein, whose product is MSHTEELTLDTVVSTMRGERFAMLSTATPDGKIVSHPMTPQKVTDTGETWLFIGLQGDQADAIHANPQVNLAFAETGSWLSVAGVAEFVQDRAKAAELWDDEVGAYFEGGLDDPNLGLLRVVPESAQYWGVPGGRVAAALKIAASKITGRESPGVSGTVEL